In Alkalihalobacillus sp. FSL W8-0930, a single window of DNA contains:
- the phoU gene encoding phosphate signaling complex protein PhoU, with amino-acid sequence MLRSSFHQHLENVKDQISHLGKEVLSQFDQAIQAFEHSDLDVMKKVISYDEQINKYELQINNEVFQLIARQQPVATDLRSLIVAMKIAGDLERVGDLTVDMAKVSKRIEAESYLEKKHELLTMALDARKMLEESLVSFQTKNLIVAQKMAAFDDKVDAQFGQFIKGLFQSDTSEHGAEQLTQLAFIARYIERIADYATNVAEWVIYESNGEHFDLN; translated from the coding sequence ATGCTTCGTAGTTCGTTTCATCAGCATTTAGAAAATGTAAAGGATCAAATCTCACATTTAGGTAAGGAAGTATTAAGTCAATTTGATCAAGCAATTCAAGCATTTGAGCATTCAGACCTTGATGTAATGAAGAAGGTTATTTCTTATGATGAACAAATTAATAAGTATGAGCTACAAATCAACAATGAAGTGTTCCAGTTAATTGCACGTCAACAACCCGTTGCAACCGATTTGCGAAGTTTGATTGTCGCTATGAAGATAGCGGGTGATCTTGAACGAGTGGGCGATCTGACCGTAGATATGGCAAAAGTTTCAAAGCGTATTGAAGCAGAAAGTTATCTCGAGAAAAAGCACGAACTTCTTACAATGGCATTAGATGCGAGAAAAATGCTGGAAGAATCCTTGGTTTCATTCCAGACCAAAAATCTAATTGTAGCCCAAAAAATGGCGGCATTTGATGATAAGGTGGATGCCCAATTTGGACAGTTTATCAAAGGACTTTTCCAAAGCGATACAAGTGAGCACGGGGCCGAACAGCTAACACAGCTCGCATTTATCGCCCGTTACATTGAGCGTATTGCGGATTATGCAACCAACGTTGCTGAATGGGTGATCTACGAATCAAACGGTGAGCATTTTGATTTGAATTAA
- the pstB gene encoding phosphate ABC transporter ATP-binding protein PstB — MSIVTAERQEMASGESAVATNQILTVKDLNIYYGENHAVQHLNLDIDKQAVTALIGPSGCGKSTFLRSINRMNDLIPISHNTGEIEYQGLNLLSKEVNVVALRKEIGMVFQRPNPFPKSIQENLTHGLRFHNVPRKEWKERVEDSLKKAALWDEVKDRLKESALSLSGGQQQRLCIARTLMMKPNVLLLDEPASALDPIATAKIEELILELKKEYTIVIVTHNMQQASRISDKTAFFFNGKLIEYNRTDKLFSNPDEKQTEDYISGRFG; from the coding sequence ATGTCCATTGTAACGGCTGAAAGACAAGAGATGGCGAGTGGAGAAAGCGCTGTGGCTACAAATCAAATTTTAACGGTAAAAGATTTGAACATTTATTACGGGGAAAATCATGCGGTTCAACATTTAAATTTAGATATAGACAAACAAGCAGTTACGGCATTAATTGGACCATCTGGATGTGGGAAATCAACGTTCTTGCGAAGCATTAATCGTATGAACGATTTAATTCCGATCTCCCATAATACAGGTGAAATTGAGTACCAGGGGTTAAATCTTCTTTCTAAAGAAGTGAATGTGGTAGCACTTCGTAAAGAAATTGGCATGGTGTTTCAACGTCCAAATCCGTTTCCAAAGTCGATTCAAGAAAACCTAACGCACGGTTTGCGTTTTCATAATGTACCTCGCAAAGAATGGAAAGAACGAGTAGAGGATTCGTTGAAAAAAGCTGCATTATGGGATGAAGTGAAGGATCGTCTTAAAGAATCAGCTCTTTCATTATCAGGTGGACAGCAGCAACGTCTATGTATTGCTCGTACGCTAATGATGAAGCCAAATGTACTACTTTTAGATGAGCCTGCATCCGCACTTGATCCAATTGCAACGGCTAAAATTGAAGAACTCATTCTTGAACTAAAGAAAGAGTACACAATCGTGATCGTGACGCACAACATGCAACAAGCATCTCGTATCTCTGACAAAACGGCCTTCTTCTTTAATGGAAAATTAATTGAGTACAACCGTACAGACAAATTATTCTCTAATCCAGATGAGAAGCAGACGGAAGATTATATCTCTGGACGATTTGGATAA
- a CDS encoding GNAT family N-acetyltransferase, producing the protein MNWRIKSFEELSTSELYTILQARVDVFVVEQNCAYEEVDGNDAEAIHVAGYVNDKLAAYCRLFLPSARRERASIGRVLVTKEFRSSSYGKELMAQAIQTLEADYKQNSIQIQAQYYLDRFYRSFGFEPISEVYLLDDIDHVDMVRVKGE; encoded by the coding sequence ATGAACTGGAGAATTAAATCGTTTGAAGAGCTTTCAACTAGTGAGCTTTATACCATTCTTCAAGCAAGAGTGGATGTATTTGTCGTTGAACAAAACTGTGCATACGAAGAAGTAGATGGAAATGATGCGGAGGCCATTCATGTAGCAGGATATGTTAATGACAAGCTTGCTGCATATTGTAGACTCTTTTTGCCGTCAGCTCGCCGGGAGCGTGCTTCAATTGGTCGAGTACTTGTCACTAAAGAGTTCCGAAGTTCTTCCTATGGAAAAGAACTAATGGCTCAGGCTATTCAAACACTTGAGGCAGATTACAAGCAGAACAGCATCCAAATTCAAGCTCAATATTATTTAGATCGCTTTTATCGGTCATTTGGGTTTGAGCCAATTTCAGAGGTCTATCTTTTAGATGATATTGATCATGTGGATATGGTACGCGTGAAAGGAGAATAG
- a CDS encoding DUF1516 family protein, whose amino-acid sequence MDAQTFLIYYKVHIGSWGLLLLLFGILFILYKWKLPFANRLLRVMIWFLYIGQVTSGIAIIYAYQFPIQYVIKGLMSLILIYAMEVILRKTKRNRSGTSAYWFIWFIALTIVLLLGFNVGMNT is encoded by the coding sequence TTGGACGCGCAAACATTTTTAATCTATTACAAGGTTCACATCGGTAGCTGGGGTTTGCTACTGCTCTTATTTGGAATCCTTTTTATTTTATATAAATGGAAGCTGCCATTTGCAAACCGCCTGTTACGTGTCATGATCTGGTTTTTGTATATCGGTCAGGTTACGTCAGGAATAGCGATCATATACGCATATCAATTCCCGATTCAATATGTTATTAAAGGATTGATGTCGCTGATTTTAATTTACGCAATGGAAGTGATTTTACGGAAAACAAAGCGAAATCGTAGCGGTACGTCTGCTTATTGGTTTATATGGTTTATTGCACTTACGATTGTATTATTACTTGGATTTAATGTTGGAATGAATACATAA
- the pstB gene encoding phosphate ABC transporter ATP-binding protein PstB — MTMEKQAQAIQTVYNVKDFNLWYGTNHALKNVSFDINESEVTAIIGPSGCGKSTFIKTLNLMINMNPSVKMSGDIVYKGDSLLSGKPDLVDLRKKVGMVFQKPNPFPKSIYENVAYGPRVHGIKKKQVLDELVEQSLKDAFLWDEVKDRLHTNGMGLSGGQQQRLCIARALATKPSVLLMDEPTSALDPISTSKVEELIDELRKSYTIVIVTHNMQQAARISDKTAFFYMGELMEIGDTNKIFTNPDNKKTEQYISGQFG; from the coding sequence ATGACAATGGAGAAACAAGCACAGGCAATACAGACAGTATACAATGTCAAAGATTTTAATTTGTGGTATGGAACCAATCATGCATTAAAGAACGTTTCGTTTGATATTAATGAATCAGAGGTAACGGCGATCATTGGGCCATCAGGGTGTGGGAAATCAACATTTATTAAAACATTAAATCTGATGATTAATATGAATCCAAGTGTAAAGATGTCAGGCGATATTGTTTATAAAGGAGATAGCCTGCTGTCTGGGAAACCAGATTTAGTAGATTTACGAAAAAAAGTTGGAATGGTTTTTCAAAAGCCCAACCCATTCCCAAAATCGATCTACGAAAATGTAGCATACGGACCACGCGTTCACGGTATTAAGAAAAAACAGGTTCTTGATGAACTCGTTGAACAAAGCTTAAAAGACGCCTTTTTGTGGGATGAGGTTAAGGACCGACTGCACACAAATGGTATGGGATTATCAGGTGGACAGCAGCAACGTCTGTGTATCGCACGAGCACTTGCGACGAAACCATCCGTACTATTAATGGATGAGCCAACTTCTGCCCTTGACCCGATTAGTACATCAAAAGTAGAAGAGTTAATTGATGAATTACGTAAAAGCTATACAATTGTCATCGTGACACACAATATGCAGCAAGCGGCACGGATATCTGATAAGACAGCCTTTTTCTATATGGGTGAGCTAATGGAGATCGGCGATACAAATAAGATTTTTACAAATCCGGATAACAAAAAAACAGAGCAATACATTTCAGGACAGTTTGGGTAA